Proteins from one Malaya genurostris strain Urasoe2022 chromosome 2, Malgen_1.1, whole genome shotgun sequence genomic window:
- the LOC131430242 gene encoding conserved oligomeric Golgi complex subunit 1 isoform X1: MAQATNLLNINVDKLFEQHSVAEIDQIHKQLQAEVELKREELRTMVGERYRDLLKAADTIGDMKTTANSIIGNIDNITAACRQLNEHQLIGFRSEIQKKNINNKFYGIVVQIKLLTSLPEMIWSAIDNEDYFVATQLFIFSRHISTGLQLDSNSEIMTKFAVAKKQWIVLSQFFFTIKQNCTNCLEREDLTPEVAAKCLASLLLLENCQLDQVLTGFVQMRLKAFSGVLSDSSRHEKVKDKIVASLRLLMNTVELIYRCFIDTEQEPGLLKVELTSVTDESSVPTISLIRTEDPKIIQTLPDIICKFRPRLQLHPLSSELVRDRSQFWLQSVEKITSSQLVSFMNLVPSIKTLNDIRRLCQEAAKKPEQWNETCKTLSLPESLDFYNRFYQPLIDARAKSIIEASWSETVQTNCNDILELVRSTTTDKSFKSMKSFVWTESASDDPMNLKDALDRSKLTSHQLLMKTKAFPPALVKHTELLDQRVQTLSKDVSFFLETCNASESDQFTAFYSEISVDSISQLITSIKSAKYEYSLDSLILLARLLVAFKELCPSLKQCVIPAKSTESISWQDDDHSLSSFVDSRTDNWTKIAGLLDEESLRLWKLWVEEFEKQWPQLEKHVGYQTVLVDFPLWDTVSIEEKDEQNQSVQSTIRVPALPSFALQKLLHTIATNLSTFIPHTIPKSILIEIVERIVTRLSNHYRNLSTLEFVQKNQNSALQYYFDLKFVQLLFTSREKKQHTEEHNQLIDVFKGYIDPFDFDVFHMHVTANVKRAVQRMQHFFGVLIVNRDHLSTTLSSSSTAGVSDAAAGGKFSQDKNPNILAVSSNSSSEIWFPLLPIVTKETSTVRTAGMEPVGFAETSTAKPLKLPPKETNTTSKPKEPLPSTSSASASSSSATAQNYAKGAAAFFGLDKDWFR; the protein is encoded by the exons ATGGCGCAAGCAACGAATTTACTGAATATAAATGTGGATAAACTTTTTGAGCAGCATAGCGTTGCCGAGATTGATCAAATTCATAAACAACTCCAAGCAGAAGTTGAACTGAAACGTGAAGAACTTCGGACCATGGTTGG AGAACGTTATCGGGATCTACTTAAGGCTGCGGACACTATCGGTGATATGAAAACTACGGCCAATTCCATCATAGGCAACATTGATAACATCACTGCTGCTtgtcgacagcttaatgaacaCCAATTGATTGGATTTCGATCggaaattcaaaagaaaaatattaataacaaattttatggaATTGTTGTTCAAATCAAACTACTCACAAGCCTACCGGAGATGATATGGAGTGCCATCGACAACGAAGATTACTTTGTCGCGACAcaactgtttattttttcaaggcATATCTCTACGGGACTGCAGTTGGATTCAAATAGTGAAATAATGACCAAGTTTGCAGTTGCCAAAAAACAATGGATAGTATTGAGCCAATTCTTTTTCACCATCAAACAGAACTGCACCAACTGTCTCGAACGGGAAGACTTGACGCCGGAAGTTGCGGCCAAATGCTTGGCTAGCTTACTATTACTAGAAAATTGTCAGTTAGACCAAGTTTTGACGGGATTTGTTCAGATGCGCTTGAAAGCATTCTCAGGCGTTCTTTCTGATAGTTCAAGACACGAAAAAGTCAAAGATAAAATTGTAGCCAGTTTGAGGTTACTCATGAACACGGTCGAATTGATTTATAGATGTTTCATAGACACTGAACAAGAACCAGGACTTCTCAAAGTGGAATTAACTTCTGTGACAGATGAGAGCTCGGTCCCAACAATCAGCCTAATAAGAACGGAAGACCCGAAAATAATCCAAACGTTGCCGGACATAATCTGCAAATTTAGACCAAGGCTACAATTGCACCCGTTGAGCTCGGAGTTGGTACGAGATAGGTCTCAATTTTGGTTACAAAGTGTCGAAAAAATAACTTCAAGCCAGTTGGTTTCATTTATGAACTTAGTTCCTTCTATAAAGACTCTGAATGACATTAGAAGGCTTTGTCAAGAGGCGGCCAAAAAACCGGAGCAGTGGAATGAAACTTGTAAGACATTATCTCTTCCGGAATCATTAGATTTTTACAATCGTTTCTATCAACCGCTGATTGACGCTCGAGCAAAATCTATTATTGAAGCGAGTTGGTCAGAGACTGTCCAAACCAATTGTAATGACATTCTTGAACTAGTAAGGTCCACGACTACCGACAAATCCTTCAAGAGTATGAAATCGTTCGTGTGGACTGAGTCAGCCAGCGATGACCCTATGAACTTGAAAGACGCACTCGATCGCTCAAAACTGACCTCCCATCAGttgctgatgaaaacaaaagcaTTTCCTCCCGCGCTTGTGAAACATACTGAATTGCTAGATCAACGCGTTCAAACTTTGTCTAAGGATGTATCTTTCTTCCTGGAAACTTGCAATGCTTCGGAATCGGATCAGTTTACTGCTTTCTATAGTGAGATAAGTGTTGACAGCATTTCGCAACTGATAACGTCAATTAAATCAGCCAAATATGAGTACTCGTTGGATAGTTTGATTTTACTCGCACGGTTGTTAGTCGCTTTCAAAGAACTTTGTCCTTCTCTGaagcaatgtgttattcctgCAAAGTCTACGGAAAGTATCTCGTGGCAAGATGACGATCACTCCCTGAGTAGCTTCGTGGACTCGCGAACAGATAATTGGACTAAAATTGCTGGTTTGCTTGATGAAGAGAGTTTAAGACTTTGGAAACTCTGGGTGGAAGAGTTTGAGAAGCAATGGCCACAATTGGAGAAACATGTCGGTTACCAAACAGTTCTTGTGGACTTCCCT CTATGGGACACCGTTTCCATCGAAGAGAAAGATGAACAAAACCAATCGGTGCAATCTACTATTCGAGTGCCCGCGCTTCCAAGCTTTGCGCTGCAAAAACTGCTTCATACGATAGCCACTAATCTAAGTACGTTCATACCGCATACCATACCGAAGAGCATCTTGATTGAAATTGTAGAGAGAATTGTCACTCGTTTGAGCAACCATTACCGAAACCTGTCGACTCTTGAGTTTGTCCAGAAAAATCAAAATTCGGCTTTACAgtactattttgatttaaaattcGTTCAGCTTTTGTTCACCAGTCGCGAGAAGAAGCAGCACACGGAGGAACACAACCAGCTGATCGACGTTTTCAAGGGTTACATCGATCCGTTCGACTTTGACGTTTTCCATATGCATGTGACTGCAAACGTGAAGCGCGCAGTTCAAAGGATGCAACACTTTTTCGGTGTACTGATAGTAAACAGGGATCACTTAAGCACAACGCTGAGTAGCAGCAGCACCGCCGGTGTATCGGATGCTGCTGCTGGTGGCAAATTTAGTCAAGATAAAAATCCCAACATTTTGGCTGTAAGCTCAAATAGTTCCAGTGAGATCTGGTTTCCGCTTTTGCCCATTGTCACCAAGGAAACTTCCACGGTCAGAACAGCTGGGATGGAACCGGTCGGCTTTGCCGAAACGTCAACTGCTAAG CCATTGAA
- the LOC131430242 gene encoding conserved oligomeric Golgi complex subunit 1 isoform X2 — protein sequence MAQATNLLNINVDKLFEQHSVAEIDQIHKQLQAEVELKREELRTMVGERYRDLLKAADTIGDMKTTANSIIGNIDNITAACRQLNEHQLIGFRSEIQKKNINNKFYGIVVQIKLLTSLPEMIWSAIDNEDYFVATQLFIFSRHISTGLQLDSNSEIMTKFAVAKKQWIVLSQFFFTIKQNCTNCLEREDLTPEVAAKCLASLLLLENCQLDQVLTGFVQMRLKAFSGVLSDSSRHEKVKDKIVASLRLLMNTVELIYRCFIDTEQEPGLLKVELTSVTDESSVPTISLIRTEDPKIIQTLPDIICKFRPRLQLHPLSSELVRDRSQFWLQSVEKITSSQLVSFMNLVPSIKTLNDIRRLCQEAAKKPEQWNETCKTLSLPESLDFYNRFYQPLIDARAKSIIEASWSETVQTNCNDILELVRSTTTDKSFKSMKSFVWTESASDDPMNLKDALDRSKLTSHQLLMKTKAFPPALVKHTELLDQRVQTLSKDVSFFLETCNASESDQFTAFYSEISVDSISQLITSIKSAKYEYSLDSLILLARLLVAFKELCPSLKQCVIPAKSTESISWQDDDHSLSSFVDSRTDNWTKIAGLLDEESLRLWKLWVEEFEKQWPQLEKHVGYQTVLVDFPLWDTVSIEEKDEQNQSVQSTIRVPALPSFALQKLLHTIATNLSTFIPHTIPKSILIEIVERIVTRLSNHYRNLSTLEFVQKNQNSALQYYFDLKFVQLLFTSREKKQHTEEHNQLIDVFKGYIDPFDFDVFHMHVTANVKRAVQRMQHFFGVLIVNRDHLSTTLSSSSTAGVSDAAAGGKFSQDKNPNILAVSSNSSSEIWFPLLPIVTKETSTVRTAGMEPVGFAETSTAKRINFLNSD from the exons ATGGCGCAAGCAACGAATTTACTGAATATAAATGTGGATAAACTTTTTGAGCAGCATAGCGTTGCCGAGATTGATCAAATTCATAAACAACTCCAAGCAGAAGTTGAACTGAAACGTGAAGAACTTCGGACCATGGTTGG AGAACGTTATCGGGATCTACTTAAGGCTGCGGACACTATCGGTGATATGAAAACTACGGCCAATTCCATCATAGGCAACATTGATAACATCACTGCTGCTtgtcgacagcttaatgaacaCCAATTGATTGGATTTCGATCggaaattcaaaagaaaaatattaataacaaattttatggaATTGTTGTTCAAATCAAACTACTCACAAGCCTACCGGAGATGATATGGAGTGCCATCGACAACGAAGATTACTTTGTCGCGACAcaactgtttattttttcaaggcATATCTCTACGGGACTGCAGTTGGATTCAAATAGTGAAATAATGACCAAGTTTGCAGTTGCCAAAAAACAATGGATAGTATTGAGCCAATTCTTTTTCACCATCAAACAGAACTGCACCAACTGTCTCGAACGGGAAGACTTGACGCCGGAAGTTGCGGCCAAATGCTTGGCTAGCTTACTATTACTAGAAAATTGTCAGTTAGACCAAGTTTTGACGGGATTTGTTCAGATGCGCTTGAAAGCATTCTCAGGCGTTCTTTCTGATAGTTCAAGACACGAAAAAGTCAAAGATAAAATTGTAGCCAGTTTGAGGTTACTCATGAACACGGTCGAATTGATTTATAGATGTTTCATAGACACTGAACAAGAACCAGGACTTCTCAAAGTGGAATTAACTTCTGTGACAGATGAGAGCTCGGTCCCAACAATCAGCCTAATAAGAACGGAAGACCCGAAAATAATCCAAACGTTGCCGGACATAATCTGCAAATTTAGACCAAGGCTACAATTGCACCCGTTGAGCTCGGAGTTGGTACGAGATAGGTCTCAATTTTGGTTACAAAGTGTCGAAAAAATAACTTCAAGCCAGTTGGTTTCATTTATGAACTTAGTTCCTTCTATAAAGACTCTGAATGACATTAGAAGGCTTTGTCAAGAGGCGGCCAAAAAACCGGAGCAGTGGAATGAAACTTGTAAGACATTATCTCTTCCGGAATCATTAGATTTTTACAATCGTTTCTATCAACCGCTGATTGACGCTCGAGCAAAATCTATTATTGAAGCGAGTTGGTCAGAGACTGTCCAAACCAATTGTAATGACATTCTTGAACTAGTAAGGTCCACGACTACCGACAAATCCTTCAAGAGTATGAAATCGTTCGTGTGGACTGAGTCAGCCAGCGATGACCCTATGAACTTGAAAGACGCACTCGATCGCTCAAAACTGACCTCCCATCAGttgctgatgaaaacaaaagcaTTTCCTCCCGCGCTTGTGAAACATACTGAATTGCTAGATCAACGCGTTCAAACTTTGTCTAAGGATGTATCTTTCTTCCTGGAAACTTGCAATGCTTCGGAATCGGATCAGTTTACTGCTTTCTATAGTGAGATAAGTGTTGACAGCATTTCGCAACTGATAACGTCAATTAAATCAGCCAAATATGAGTACTCGTTGGATAGTTTGATTTTACTCGCACGGTTGTTAGTCGCTTTCAAAGAACTTTGTCCTTCTCTGaagcaatgtgttattcctgCAAAGTCTACGGAAAGTATCTCGTGGCAAGATGACGATCACTCCCTGAGTAGCTTCGTGGACTCGCGAACAGATAATTGGACTAAAATTGCTGGTTTGCTTGATGAAGAGAGTTTAAGACTTTGGAAACTCTGGGTGGAAGAGTTTGAGAAGCAATGGCCACAATTGGAGAAACATGTCGGTTACCAAACAGTTCTTGTGGACTTCCCT CTATGGGACACCGTTTCCATCGAAGAGAAAGATGAACAAAACCAATCGGTGCAATCTACTATTCGAGTGCCCGCGCTTCCAAGCTTTGCGCTGCAAAAACTGCTTCATACGATAGCCACTAATCTAAGTACGTTCATACCGCATACCATACCGAAGAGCATCTTGATTGAAATTGTAGAGAGAATTGTCACTCGTTTGAGCAACCATTACCGAAACCTGTCGACTCTTGAGTTTGTCCAGAAAAATCAAAATTCGGCTTTACAgtactattttgatttaaaattcGTTCAGCTTTTGTTCACCAGTCGCGAGAAGAAGCAGCACACGGAGGAACACAACCAGCTGATCGACGTTTTCAAGGGTTACATCGATCCGTTCGACTTTGACGTTTTCCATATGCATGTGACTGCAAACGTGAAGCGCGCAGTTCAAAGGATGCAACACTTTTTCGGTGTACTGATAGTAAACAGGGATCACTTAAGCACAACGCTGAGTAGCAGCAGCACCGCCGGTGTATCGGATGCTGCTGCTGGTGGCAAATTTAGTCAAGATAAAAATCCCAACATTTTGGCTGTAAGCTCAAATAGTTCCAGTGAGATCTGGTTTCCGCTTTTGCCCATTGTCACCAAGGAAACTTCCACGGTCAGAACAGCTGGGATGGAACCGGTCGGCTTTGCCGAAACGTCAACTGCTAAG AggataaatttcttaaattctGATTGA